One Falsarthrobacter nasiphocae DNA segment encodes these proteins:
- a CDS encoding DoxX family protein, whose translation MTAVRSLARPLLSASLVASGVNQLRRAEETAEYIAPALKTVEKVAPPQAKGIARDRVLVARVLGGAQVGAGILLGLGKMPRLASAVLITTQAVNTFVEHKQASNTAATKGARTQALLKNVSLLGAVMLATVDTNGRPGLAWRAEHLGEQAKRQAYYMGQDVKFKALGAQNQLAHANLDLTKGAHDLVAKAQKAVSH comes from the coding sequence ATGACCGCAGTTCGATCGCTTGCACGCCCCCTCCTCTCCGCCAGCCTCGTCGCTTCCGGCGTGAACCAGCTTCGCCGGGCCGAGGAGACGGCCGAGTACATCGCACCCGCACTGAAGACGGTGGAGAAGGTGGCGCCCCCGCAGGCCAAGGGCATCGCCCGTGACCGCGTGCTGGTGGCCCGCGTCCTCGGCGGCGCCCAGGTCGGCGCCGGCATCCTCCTGGGCCTCGGCAAGATGCCCCGCCTCGCCTCCGCGGTCCTCATCACCACTCAGGCCGTGAACACGTTCGTTGAGCACAAGCAGGCCTCGAACACGGCCGCCACGAAGGGCGCCCGCACGCAGGCGCTCCTGAAGAACGTCTCCCTCCTTGGCGCCGTCATGCTGGCCACGGTGGACACGAACGGCCGCCCGGGCCTCGCGTGGCGTGCAGAGCACCTCGGTGAGCAGGCGAAGCGCCAGGCGTACTACATGGGCCAGGACGTCAAGTTCAAGGCCCTCGGCGCGCAGAACCAGCTGGCCCACGCGAACCTGGACCTGACCAAGGGCGCTCACGACCTCGTGGCCAAGGCGCAGAAGGCCGTCAGCCACTAA
- the aroA gene encoding 3-phosphoshikimate 1-carboxyvinyltransferase, with amino-acid sequence MTPERPAAWPAPTASGPLQARVRLPGSKSLTNRILLLSALSGEETLVLGALESDDARAMRSALEAFGARFTPSAGPDGVAALHVSPIPPAEPGARRVIDAHQAGTVMRFIPVVAALLGGQTDLLVHESARARPMGPLFAALRGIGAEIVSLDDGDPATDHLPARITAPQARTEPLRITVDSTASSQFLSALLLGACAQAAPVVVSHAGGRIPSRAHIRMTLESLREFGAEVEELAEDSWRVTPRVRSPRPMAVVEPDLSNAGPFLAAALVAGGTVQVPGWPLATTQIGDRWREILPRLGASVDLAHDDAAGAGTGTLTVAGGPRILPAEIDDAAELAPVLAALMALADGESRLTGIAHLRGHETNRLAALVEEIEALGAHAEETPDGLVIRGTSAPRPALHKAWHDHRLATAAAVWGLTAPGTELDDIAATAKTMPDFPQMWAAMLGQTR; translated from the coding sequence ATGACACCGGAGCGCCCTGCGGCGTGGCCCGCGCCGACGGCCTCGGGTCCCCTTCAGGCACGTGTCCGCCTTCCCGGCTCCAAGTCCCTGACGAACAGGATTCTCCTGCTCTCGGCCTTGTCCGGGGAGGAGACCCTGGTCCTGGGGGCCCTGGAGTCGGATGACGCGCGGGCCATGCGCTCGGCGCTGGAGGCGTTCGGGGCGCGTTTCACCCCGTCCGCCGGTCCGGACGGGGTTGCCGCGCTCCACGTCTCCCCCATTCCTCCTGCCGAGCCGGGTGCGCGCCGCGTCATTGACGCGCACCAGGCCGGCACGGTCATGCGCTTCATCCCCGTGGTGGCGGCGCTGCTCGGCGGTCAGACGGACCTGCTCGTCCACGAGTCTGCCCGTGCCCGCCCTATGGGCCCCCTCTTCGCCGCGTTGCGCGGCATCGGCGCGGAGATCGTCTCTCTCGACGACGGCGACCCGGCCACCGACCACCTTCCTGCCCGCATCACCGCTCCGCAGGCCCGCACAGAGCCGTTGCGCATCACGGTGGACTCCACCGCGAGCAGCCAGTTCCTCTCCGCCCTTCTTCTGGGGGCCTGCGCACAGGCGGCGCCCGTCGTCGTCTCCCACGCCGGGGGCAGGATCCCGAGCCGCGCGCACATCCGCATGACCCTCGAGTCCTTGCGCGAGTTCGGCGCGGAGGTCGAGGAGCTCGCCGAGGACTCCTGGCGCGTCACTCCCCGGGTCCGGTCGCCGCGCCCGATGGCTGTGGTGGAGCCGGATCTGTCCAACGCGGGCCCCTTCCTCGCGGCCGCGCTCGTGGCCGGCGGGACGGTCCAGGTGCCGGGCTGGCCCCTGGCCACCACGCAGATCGGGGACCGCTGGCGGGAGATTCTCCCGCGCCTGGGCGCCTCGGTTGACCTGGCGCACGACGACGCGGCTGGCGCCGGCACGGGAACCCTCACGGTGGCGGGCGGGCCGCGCATCCTCCCCGCTGAGATCGACGACGCCGCCGAGCTCGCCCCCGTCCTGGCCGCCCTCATGGCGCTGGCGGACGGGGAGTCCCGTCTCACGGGCATCGCGCACCTCCGGGGCCACGAGACGAACCGTCTCGCGGCGCTCGTGGAGGAGATCGAGGCCCTGGGCGCGCACGCGGAGGAGACGCCGGACGGCCTCGTCATCCGCGGCACGTCCGCCCCGCGCCCGGCACTTCACAAGGCGTGGCACGACCA